From Chryseobacterium tructae, one genomic window encodes:
- the msrB gene encoding peptide-methionine (R)-S-oxide reductase MsrB, with product MKFLISTIILIVLLGCTQKQQPIKITSMENKEANNNPYYSRTDTAKLNISNDEWKKILAPDLYAIAREAATERAFTGKYNEFDELGDYYCAVCGNHLFRSTSKFSSSCGWPSFFEADKEGVYYKRDTAYGMERVEVLCKRCDSHLGHVFDDGPKPTGLRYCMNSISLEFVGDSQK from the coding sequence ATGAAATTTTTAATTTCAACCATCATATTAATTGTTCTGCTTGGATGTACGCAGAAACAACAACCCATTAAAATTACTTCTATGGAAAATAAAGAAGCAAATAACAATCCATATTATTCAAGAACCGATACTGCCAAACTGAATATTTCCAACGACGAATGGAAGAAAATCCTGGCTCCGGATCTTTATGCAATAGCAAGAGAAGCGGCAACAGAAAGAGCTTTTACCGGAAAATATAATGAATTTGACGAGTTGGGAGACTACTATTGTGCGGTTTGTGGAAATCATTTATTCCGCTCTACATCAAAATTTTCGAGCAGTTGCGGATGGCCAAGTTTCTTTGAGGCTGATAAAGAAGGCGTTTATTATAAAAGAGATACAGCTTATGGAATGGAAAGAGTAGAAGTGCTTTGTAAGCGATGTGACTCACATTTAGGACATGTGTTTGATGATGGCCCAAAGCCTACAGGATTGAGGTATTGTATGAATTCCATCAGCCTTGAATTTGTTGGAGATTCACAAAAATAA
- a CDS encoding murein L,D-transpeptidase catalytic domain family protein, translated as MKGFYGVIGLVYMVTTSFYISPKAVVKDENVNITKTKKVTDTKSEKNAATAVSSSEALYQSIEFDPDHELNYEVFSKALTGFENLKKAGLLTGESHLLTICDFSMSSNTKRLWVIDLNDKKVVFNSLVAHGKNTGEEFATNFSNTESSRQSSMGFYITDATYQGDNGYSLRLLGMDKGFNDAAYRRAIVMHGADYVSDAFAAVHKRIGRSWGCPAVPRELSQSMINTIKGRNLLFIYYPDQNYLSSSEWLKA; from the coding sequence ATGAAAGGATTTTATGGCGTAATAGGCCTTGTTTACATGGTGACGACCTCATTCTACATTTCTCCGAAAGCGGTGGTGAAGGATGAAAATGTCAACATAACAAAGACAAAAAAAGTAACTGACACGAAATCTGAGAAAAATGCTGCTACAGCAGTATCTTCGTCAGAAGCACTATACCAATCAATTGAATTTGATCCTGACCATGAACTGAACTACGAAGTTTTCTCTAAAGCATTAACGGGATTTGAAAACCTAAAGAAAGCAGGATTGCTTACTGGTGAGTCGCATTTATTGACTATCTGCGATTTTTCTATGTCCTCCAATACCAAAAGACTTTGGGTAATTGATCTTAATGACAAGAAAGTAGTATTCAACTCATTGGTTGCCCATGGTAAAAATACAGGCGAAGAATTTGCCACGAATTTTTCTAACACGGAAAGTTCGCGACAGAGCAGCATGGGATTTTATATCACAGATGCAACCTATCAGGGAGATAATGGATACTCATTGAGATTATTAGGAATGGATAAAGGATTCAATGATGCCGCGTATAGAAGAGCTATCGTTATGCATGGAGCAGACTATGTAAGTGATGCATTTGCAGCTGTGCATAAAAGAATAGGAAGAAGTTGGGGATGCCCTGCCGTTCCTAGAGAACTCTCACAATCAATGATCAATACGATAAAAGGGCGAAATTTATTATTCATCTATTATCCCGATCAGAATTACCTTTCCTCTTCGGAATGGTTAAAAGCTTAA